From the genome of Lepus europaeus isolate LE1 chromosome 23, mLepTim1.pri, whole genome shotgun sequence:
tgagTTCTGAGATCGGACTGGCTCAGGTTCAAATCCCCAACTCTTCCTCTTggtagctgtgtgaccctgggcaaatgTTGCTGTGTCTCTGAGCGAAGTCCCTGGGTCTCGCTCGGTTATGGCAAACAGCTGCCActcagagcaggtgcaggggttcctGGTGGGCAGTGGGATGCTGCACTGGGCTCGGGGTGTCATAAAAGCCAATGCCAGCACTCACATGCAAGACGAACTGGGCAGCCACGGGCTTGTGGTCACTGACTGTGTATTCCATGTGGCTGCGGTAACTGTGCTGGGTCACCTGCAGCCGGTGGCTCTCCCGTCCTGACGGGCTGGGCCCCCCGCCTGGAGCCTTCACCTTCCACAAGATCCGGTCGGTCCAGGCCGGCTTCCGCTTCTTGGCACTGCAGTGGGCGGGGCAGCCTGAGTTTCAGGGGTCGAGGGGTAAAGCCCAACCCCCAGCCTTGCCTTCGCTCTGGTCTCGATCTCTCAAGACCTCACCACCTCCACGCCATGCCCGTGCTGAGCTCACCTGGTATCATATTTGTTGGTACCCACATCGAACTTGAAGGTGGGAGCGAAGTTGAGGGGTCCCTCCTGGAAGCCTTTCAGGATAGGCCAGGTGTTCTTGGCCATGTTGAGCTGGGGGAAGAGCGAGTCCAGAAAGACCAAGTTGCACAGAAGCCTGGGCCCTTGGGTTCCCAGGGAGGGGTCAGGGCAGGTGAGGGTAGGGGAGCCCTGGGGCATGCTCGGGGTgcttgggggatggggagggggctgggatcCTCCACCTGGTCCTTCTCCCAGAGCTGATGGAGTTGGTCGCTGTCGATGGCGAACTTGACAAAGTGCAGGTCATAGCTCTCAATGCGGAAGTTCAGGTCCCCAAACCAGAACACGAGGCTGTTCGGGAGTGAGAGGGTTAAGTGGGTCCCggtggaggtgggaggaaggATCCTCCCAAGCCCCCATCCACCCCGACAGCACTGGCACCCCTAGAAATGCTTGCGAGTGGGCAGGGTGCTGACGCCTGGGTCCTCAGCCAGCCAGAGAAGCAGAGGGCGGTGAAGGGGCTGGGTCTCCAAGAAATTCGGTTCAACCTCTAGCGAGGCCCCGGCCCATCGGCAAAGCTCCACCCTGCAGGCTCTGCCCCTCTTCATCAACCTGCACGCGTGCCCCCACCCACCTGTAGTCTGGGGCGGGTGTCGCTCACTcccacaggccccgcccctcttCATCAACCTGCACGTGTGCCCCACCCACCTGTAGTCTGGGGCGGGTGTCGCTCACcccacaggccccgccccttTTCATCAACCTGCACTCGTGCCCCCACCTGTGGTCTAGGGCTGCTGTCACTCACCCTCATCGGCCCCGCCCCTCTTCAGCAACCTGAAGTCGTGCCCCCACCTGTAGGCTGGGGCTGCTGTCGCTCATCCCCACGGGCCCCGCCCCTCTCCTCCGAGACGGGCGCGGAGCCGCTCTCCCGAGCCCCGCCCAGCCCGTACTCGTGGTCCAAGATGCCGTGGGCGCCGGGGCCCTGGAactgctgcaggctgaggatggTCTGGAAGTTGTCCTTGCGCTGCTCCGCCTTGTCCATGTGCGCGGGCAGGTGGCAGTTCAGGAAGCAGAGCATGTGCCCGAAGGCCGCCAGGCGCACGCTCACGCCTCCCTTGTTAccctggggaggcggggggggggggatgagtaGGGGGCTGGGCTTAGGTCGGGAGGAGGGCGGAGTGGGAAAGAGGGAAGGGTCTGGAGACATGGGCGTGGCTTTCGGCGGGGCAAGTCGCGAGTGCGGAGGCGGGGACCttgcggggtgggggtgcaggtgcagaggggctggcgcagCACTCCCGGGCCCGCACGCACTCTCACCCAGTAGCCCCCGAGGCCCGTGCGCGTGCAGTCGGTCTGCACGTCCCGCAGGAAGGGCAGGTGGTAGTACTTGGCGAACAGCAGCAAGATGACTCCCTGCATCCTCACCGTACTCACCTGCGGCGGCgggaggcgggggctgggggcgccggCTCCACCCCGCTCTCCCCGCCGCCGCGCCCTGTCCTTTAGGTCTGGGTGGGGAACCCAGCGTGGGGGGGTCTGTCCGGAGGGTGAGGGCCGCCTTACCAGCACGAAGTTGAATGGCCCCAGCGCGTCCATGAAGAGCTCGCTCCACTGGTCCGTGAAGAGAGCGTCCTTGAGCCGCTTGTTGATCATGGAGTTCACCTCCTGCAAGCTGGGGGAGGCGAGGGGGGGATGCCATCGGATTGGAAGGGGTTTCCTAGAAGCCCCTGCTATGGGCGAGGggctggaggaggctccaggggctctggggggggggtgtccacgCACCCTGGCCCCTCACCCTATGGCGATCATGTCCGCACCATCACTGTCATCGCCGCCGCCCAGGTGGAGGAGGGACGTGACGTCATCGGGGGGCATGGCCGTGCCCACGTTCCAAGTGACCACAGTGATCCTGGAGACAGGGCCATGGGAGAGCTTACTCCTGGGCTCCACTCCTACTCACTCAATTTCCCTCTACCGAGCAGTCTACGGGGGAGACCAACCAAGGAGGGGACAGGTCCCTTAGATGGGGCCCCGGGGTTCTGAGGGTCCCAAAGCAAACCCAGCACTCCCCTCCTCCCAACCAAGGACTATTCCTTGGGGAGGCAAGCCGAGTAAGAACCGGTCAGCCACCCCAGAAGTAGGGCTCGGCTCAGAGCTCAAGCCCCAGCAACCTTGCTCAGGAAGAAGGCCCTCACCGGAACCCGGGGTCGCTCTTGCAGGTTGGCTGAGCTGACCAAGCGGCAGATGGTGAGATGGCTGCAGAAGGGGAGGTGGCGACTGGAGCCGGCGCTTCTTGGGTCTGGAGGATGGGGTTCGGGCACCTGCTAGGTGCCACACTCTGAGTGCCAGGCCTAGGGAGGGCCGCATCAGGGGCTGGGGGCACATAGGAGGCACGGTTCGGGGAGCGGCTAGGGGAGCGGCTGGGAGACCGGGGTGGCTTGGGCAGAGGCGGGGGCACAGACTGGCCTGAGAGTGTCCCCGGCCGGAAGGTGGGGGATAGAAGTCCGGGAGAGCGGGTCCCAGGTTCTGCAGAGCCCTGGACCGCATCCAAGGGCAAGGTCTGTGGCGGCCGTGGCAGGACGGGACCCTCGGGGCTGCCGCGGGAGGCCTCGGGCCGGGCTCGGAAGGAGGGTGAGAGCCGGGGGTCTGGGGAGGGCACAGGACTGGTGGCCTGAGCTGGGGACTGAAGACGCCCCTCAGAAGGCGGGGTCAGCCTAGGGGCTGAGGCATCTCTGGGTCTGGCTGGGGTCCACCCTGGTGCTGGAGCCAGGGCCTGCTCCTGGGGAGGTGACAGAACGGGACTGGACACTGGGGAGGGCTTGGGAGGGACCTGTCGGAGCTGCTCCTGAGCAGCCACGGCCAGACTCAGGCCTGAGGCTGCCAGCGCTGGCTTGGGTCTCATGGAGGTGGGTGACACTTGTTTCTGGTCTCTGGAAGCTGGAGCCGCACTGGGCCCCAGGGTGGCTGGCGGAGGCTTCGGGCCAGCCGAGGCAGAGAGGACCAGCTGCTCTAGAGACGCTGGAGCCGGGACTGAGCCTGCGGGCACTGGGGGAAGGCTTGGTCCAGTGGAGGCAGACATCAAAAGCTGGCCTACAGATgctggggctaggctggggcTGCGGTGGGCGGGTGCGGTTTTCTGTCCTCCACGGGTAAGGGGAGGGCGGGGAGACTCCAGAGCCAGCCTTGGTGCCTCGTGGGAAGGTGACACAGCTGCTCGCGGTCCCACAGGTGCCAGGGCCACCCTTGGTTCCAAGACTGCTGTCTCCTTCGCTGAGAGCTGAAAACCACAGGCCACCTTGTAGAGGACACGTTAAAGGCTCAGGCTGACCCTAAGCAGGGAGTTGGgcccaggtttcttttttttaatttttaaaaaatttttttttatttttgacaggcagagtggacaatgagagagagacagagagaaaggtcttccttttgccattggttcaccctccaatggccgccgcggtagtgcgctgtggctggcgcaccgcgctaatccgatggcaggagctaggtacttatcctggtctcccatggggtgcagggcccaaggacctgggccatcctccactgcactccctggccacagcagagagctggcctggaagaggggcaaccgggacaggatcggtgccccga
Proteins encoded in this window:
- the INPP5J gene encoding phosphatidylinositol 4,5-bisphosphate 5-phosphatase A isoform X1, with amino-acid sequence MDGQGVGSSRRPGARAALGSLSVPHGVSQTGAPSKLSAKETAVLEPRVALAPVGPRAAVSPSHEAPRLALESPRPPLTRGGQKTAPAHRSPSLAPASVGQLLMSASTGPSLPPVPAGSVPAPASLEQLVLSASAGPKPPPATLGPSAAPASRDQKQVSPTSMRPKPALAASGLSLAVAAQEQLRQVPPKPSPVSSPVLSPPQEQALAPAPGWTPARPRDASAPRLTPPSEGRLQSPAQATSPVPSPDPRLSPSFRARPEASRGSPEGPVLPRPPQTLPLDAVQGSAEPGTRSPGLLSPTFRPGTLSGQSVPPPLPKPPRSPSRSPSRSPNRASYVPPAPDAALPRPGTQSVAPSRCPNPILQTQEAPAPVATSPSAAISPSAAWSAQPTCKSDPGFRITVVTWNVGTAMPPDDVTSLLHLGGGDDSDGADMIAIGLQEVNSMINKRLKDALFTDQWSELFMDALGPFNFVLVSTVRMQGVILLLFAKYYHLPFLRDVQTDCTRTGLGGYWGNKGGVSVRLAAFGHMLCFLNCHLPAHMDKAEQRKDNFQTILSLQQFQGPGAHGILDHDLVFWFGDLNFRIESYDLHFVKFAIDSDQLHQLWEKDQLNMAKNTWPILKGFQEGPLNFAPTFKFDVGTNKYDTSAKKRKPAWTDRILWKVKAPGGGPSPSGRESHRLQVTQHSYRSHMEYTVSDHKPVAAQFVLHFAFRDDMPLVRLEVADEWVRPEQAVVRYRVETVFARSSWDWIGLYRVGFRHCKDYVAYVWAKHEDVDGSIYQVTFSEESLPKGHGDFILGYYSHHHSILIGVTEPFQISLPTSELASSSTDSSGTSSEGEDDSTLELLAPKSRSPSPGKSKRHRSRSPGLARFPGLALRPSSRERRAASRSPSPQSRRLSRGAPDRGNSGSSQGSCEEGPSGLPGSWAFPPAVPRSLGLLPALRLETVDPGGGGPWGPEREAPAPASLSPSPQGQQGLEEGGLGP